The following are from one region of the Camelus dromedarius isolate mCamDro1 chromosome 34, mCamDro1.pat, whole genome shotgun sequence genome:
- the LOC105094497 gene encoding olfactory receptor 6X1, which yields MRNGTAVKEFILLGFPGIQGLQILLFIVIFFIYILTLAGNGLIITIVWAEPRLQTPMYFFLCNLSFLEIWYTTTVIPKLLETFVVARTVICTPCCLLQAFFHFFLGTTEFLILTTMSFDRYLAICKPLRYPTIMTSKLCLQLALSSWVLGFTIVFCQMVLLIQLPFCGNNVINHFYCDVGPILKAACADTSILELLGLLATILVIPGSLLFTVISYIYILATILRIPSATGRQKAFSTCASHLTVVSLLYGAVLFMYLRPTAHSSFKMNKVVSVLNTILTPLLNPFIYTIRNKEVKGALRKAMAWLKTHHPE from the coding sequence ATGAGAAATGGCACTGCAGTCAAAGAGTTCATCCTCCTAGGCTTTCCCGGCATCCAAGGACTGCAGATCCTGCTCTTCATAGTCATCTTTTTCATCTACATATTAACCCTTGCAGGTAATGGGCTCATTATTACCATTGtctgggctgagcccaggctaCAAACTCCAATGTACTTCTTCCTTTGCAACTTGTCCTTCCTGGAGATCTGGTACACCACCACAGTCATCCCCAAACTGCTAGAAACTTTTGTGGTGGCAAGAACAGTTATCTGCACCCCCTGCTGCCTGCTGCAGGCCTTCTTCCACTTCTTCCTAGGCACCACGGAGTTCCTCATCCTCACCACCATGTCTTTTGACCGTTATCtggccatctgcaagcccctTCGCTATCCCACCATCATGACCAGCAAGCTATGCCTGCAACTGGCCCTCAGCTCTTGGGTGCTGGGCTTCACCATCGTCTTTTGTCAGATGGTACTGCTCATCCAGTTGCCATTCTGTGGCAACAATGTCATCAATCACTTCTACTGTGATGTCGGTCCCATCTTGAAAGCAGCCTGTGCAGACACAAGCATTTTGGAGCTCCTGGGTCTCTTGGCAACCATCCTGGTGATCCCAGGGTCACTCCTCTTCACTGTGATTTCTTATATCTATATCCTGGCCACCATCCTACGGATTCCTTCAGCCACTGGCCGCCAGAAGGCTTTCTCTACCTGTGCCTCTCACCTGACGGTTGTCTCCCTGCTCTACGGAGCTGTTTTGTTCATGTACCTGAGACCCACGGCACACTCCTCCTTTAAGATGAATAAGGTGGTGTCAGTGCTGAATACTATCCTCACACCCCTTCTGAACCCCTTTATTTACACAATTAgaaacaaggaggtgaaaggagCCCTAAGGAAGGCAATGGCTTGGCTGAAGACTCATCATCCAGAGTAA